ATTAGTGCAGCTTTAGAAGCCAGAacatggtgcactgagctcacTGAGCTCACTGAGCTCGCTTTGACTTTTATTTAGAGTGCACGACTTAACGGtgtgatgaaataataaataaactgttacagtatatttatatatttaatgagTGTTTTTAAGTGTCTTTGAGCTTTAAGAAaagcgctctataaataaaatactaaaaatatatactattattatcattattattattatagtgttCCCATTGGGTCACACATTTGAACACGTGTACGCTGAAGTGACGGGTGGCACCACGTTCCCAGTCCGACCACAGCCAGGATCCACGTGTCAAATGTGTGAatgatgaagacaaagaaatcaGCAGGGACTAATCTGCCTGTCGCCCCCCCTTGGCCTCAGCGTGCAgggggacacacagacaggatggCCTGTGCTGGAGGGTCACCTGGACAAAGAAGGCTCCCTCCAGCGCCCGGGTCAGGTCGTCGTGGCTGCTGAGCAGGGCGAGCTGCTGCGCGGCGCTCAGCTCTCCTCTCAGCATGCCGGCTTCCCcgagctcctccagctgcttcctgAGCcgacgcagagagagagagaaactttacaggaaacacaataTCCTGTATGACATGTAACACGACTCCTTTAATGTCTGAGGGATTGTCACCAAGATATAAACTCCGGATGGTTGTGAACAGGTTGAGCCATTGAGCCAGAAACCTTCAAAGtaaattctttttaaatgtttgtttgtgattaATGCCTGAATGCTGTCAGGTTGGTTCTTTTGCCAAAATACAAACCAAAATTAACTGGCAGCTGCCCACAGTAGCAGCTTTTATCCTGAGGATATAGTATCAGAGGAGTTAGCAGTATTggagatttgatttgattgatttgtttgtaaATTATGTTCCTCACAGCTTGTTGGGCAAGAAACCAGCTCAGTGACTCCGTCTACTGGTCAACAGACAAGTGTGAGcagatatattatatttatatacaagATGAATTGAAGTTAAATTAATGGAGTTCCTGCTTCACAGTTTTTCAAGTGCTGTAGAACTTCTTCATATTAGATTGTTTTCTGATGGTAGTTTTCACCAAAAGCCCTTTGTCACTCCACAGTAATGTTTAACTAGCAGAGATGAGTTTTTAGGCCagagcatgtgtttgtgcatgtggtCCTATAGGAAAAGGAAGTTGCTGATCATGTGATGGCCGTGTGGAGGGAGGGCCCACGTGAGCCAGGAGAGGCCAGAGGTGGCTGGTCAGTAAGTCTTGTTAATGTTCTCTTCGTGTTGTGCAGCCAAAGACGCCTGTTGACTCGAAAGGCAACAAGTGTTGAGGAGATCACAGAGCTGTGGTGTAAAATCATCCCATGATAAAGAGTCTCTAAAGTCAGCTTGTgttatttctcctcttctcaGGATTTAAGTCTTAAATTCTCTTTTCACATTATTAAACTTATTTGGACAAATGTTCTTTAACCTAACAAgttattgtcattttgttgtACGTGTTATTTTTAACTGACAGCATATGTATTCactatatttttacatttgatctTTATGTTTATTGCAAAATAAgtttaactaaaactaaaaagcCTTAAATTGAACTTGCTGATGTAGACGGACTGTTGCTTGACTGTATATATTGGCTGCAGCTCTACCTGATAACTGGAACTCAGTGggattttgtttgtggtgcttaaaaaacaccacaaatatAATGACATGGTTGTTTAGAATCGAGGTGCTCTGAGCACCACACAGCAAAAGGAATCCAGCTCCCCTGCACTGGCACAGACTACAGTTTATTTTCCTATATTTCCTCTGCAAAAGGCACTAAAACTCTAACAGGAGGGAGAtaactgtccctttaatgtttttatcaatgTAACAACTATGAgctaaatcaaatcagatactGTGACCAACCATATTGTAAATTTCTCTGCAATTCAGAGCACATTTTATCTTTATAAACGGGGAATCTTTGCtattataacataaaataacactAATTCCTTAAACACACTGTTCCTATTCACTCAACCTTCCAGACAAGTCGTCTAAAGTTAATTTGTAGAGGCCAAAATAACGTACATGGTCTCAGCAGGCTTCATAATGTAATCcaaatgcagagagaaagatgagtgTGCCTATAACTAACATAAGTGGGAACATTACATTGAATAAGACTGCGTTACATGACGGTTTATGCTGGACAGAGGCTGCAGTGTTGTGTAGTCGGACTGACCTGATCTCCGTGATGGCCTTGGCAGCCTGGCCCGGTTGGTTGTCGTAGATCTTCACGCTGTAGCCTCCACTGACAAACACCATGGCCCAGGAGCGGCCTATAAgtccactgaaacacacacacaacatggaCACTTAGGATgcttgatctgtgtgtgtgaaccaaaATCCCATTAAACAAtctgtaaatataaaacacttCACATCCTCCATGGACACTcttaaatatacataaatacattaaatatacatacataccaGCTCATGCTGCACAGTTAGAGAGGTAAGAGAAGGAGAACTAATCGAAACTCTAAGTCCTTCATCCCTTCTCCCATTAAGCTGCAGGTCACATCActcattttaaatgactgttaTTTTAGAGGATTTTAATGAGatattgtcttttatttattgctttgttaTTGTTGCTCTTATCTCTATATTTAGGGTTCTTATGTAACTTATTATAACCCGTCCCTCCTACTAATATGCTTTCCTTGACATACTTGCCCTGCAGGTTTTGCTGTTGCTCTGTTTAAGAGTCTGGGTGGTGATATCCTTGTCTGCATATTACTGAAgaattttgcatgtttttgcaaGTCACAAACTGCAAGTAACTCTGAAAACTTGTGACAGGAGGAGTGAATATTTAGCTGTGACGTTTAGTATTTACTTTCCAGGTTTACGAGAGTTCACTTCAGAGGTCTGAGTGTGTAGAAATAATGCACAGGGagcagaaaatacacacatgtcTGCATAAAGGAGGCTCTAATGTTGCAGCCTCAATGCAGCTATTAGTCTATTAGCAAGGAAGATAATGAAAAGTCAATGAGAGGGCAGCTGCAAAGGTGTCAAGAGGTCAGGAAATCAGCTTGGTTAGCTGAAAAAGCAGCTGCAAAGGAATCTAAACATGCATTCATGATAGTCCACAGAAGTGTTTTAAGCATGAAACTATACAATACAGTCAGTAAACTAAAGTTACctgcaaaataactaaacaaaacaaacaaacaaacaggacgAACAGCGTTACAGTCAAACTAGCATAAAAACCTGGGAGCAGAGTTTAACATCACGAACATTTCTAGCTCACCTGCCGACCACAGTAATGATCTTCATGTCAGAGGAGCTCATTATTACAAGAAGCAGTGAGATCAGCTCAGATTCACTCActatttttctattaaaactGTTGCACCGCCCCTCCGGAGTCACGCTGCTAAACACCGGTACGGGAACCTACAAGGACCAAACAAGCCAAAAGAAGCGAAATACacatcaaaacatcaaacatcgccaaaataacacacaaactacaTATTCGCCGTTAATTAGCTGCTATTGTTAAGCGAATTGCTATCAAGCTGTTTAAGACgacactgaaattaaaaatggtGCTTCAGAGGGAAAAGTTAGTTACACGTGTATCCTAGCAACAGATAAAATCAGCTCCAGCCAATTACGTTCGTGTTCACTGATGAGTGACGAGTAggtaaccaatcagaggctggcAAGCTCAGCCGTCCCGCCCACGCCGCTTTGAATTGTGGGATTGATCTCCCGAAACGACAACAAACAATTTTTTGCTTGTTAGCACGCACagataactttttttatttccccatTTTCAGGAGAATTTCGTCAAACCACCTCACTGGAGACggagaaatggaaaatgtgcaTCTGGCCGTGGAGGAGGATGATATTTATTCGGGCTACAACGACTACAATCCAACATTTGACTCCGAGGTGAGTTAGCTTCTATGCTATATTAGCTAGCTCTTAGGTTGGCAGCTTCCGAGCCAACTATTATACACTTATTGCTGCATGCGATATGAGATGGAGGGGTGGCGAACCACAACACGAGTAATTTCAATATATCAATTTACTCGTGCAAATGGgtatgcaaagaaaaaaagtctaattGATGAACCGTTTCAAGGAGTTGGAGAACGATGTGGGCTTCCAGCAAGCCGTGAGGACAAGTCATGGAAGAAGACCACCGGTGAGTATGacacttctctgtctgtctgtctgcctgtctgcctgtctgtctgtctgtcaacatGCCACAGCCTGAGGGACAGGgaatgacagacacacagctgttgAAAAATGTAGTTAGAAGATACAAATGTAAGGATATACTGTTTGCATTTTATTATCTAATTAATTTTAATgtcatattaatatttatatgaatGCTTACTGTCCAAACTATTGGACAAATTATATTtcgctgttcttttttttttaatgctttggtcctggactggtcaccagtcaatcacagggccgacacatagagacagacaactgttcacactcacaggcaAATTAGAGACACCAATTAAGCTAACCCacatgtctttgggctgtgggaggaaggtgGAGAACCCTGAGAAAACCCCTCTCAAACATGGGGAGACCATGccaactccacacagaaaggttcaaaccAGTTAACCAGCGGGTTTGAACCTGGGACCTTCTCGCTGTGaggcaccaccgtgctgccgTGTTCATACTAATgtttcatattaatattttgatGCTTTGGCAGCATTGCTCCTGAAACGTTCATGTCAGTAAAGCTCCATTGATCTGAAGtgaaatgagagacagagagacagtgaggggatggagagagggagaacaaaTCATGTCCTCATTGttaatttttatttgttaatcCTCatggaaaatgtctttattgatCCAGATGACCGCTAAATTTCCTGGCACTGCCATTGGAGCTCGGCCTTTAGCTACTTCCTTTGGAGTAAGTACAATAAAATGGATTAATTTTCTGAAGACAATGATCGTTTTCATTATGATCACACAACAACATACATTCACAATGACTAATATATCTATGAGAAGCACTTTGAATATACACTCTAATTAAGTGCTTTTGTCTTATTTGCATGATAAATGCCATTGCCAGCTAAAAGTGTTTAACTTGTTCTTGTTGTTCCATGAAGTCTCGGATCCCTATGGCCTCCTCAATGGGCAGACCCATGACTGGAGCTGTGCAGGTGAGCGTGATTGACCACAGATACGTGCATTTAAGGTCCTGCATAGTTCTTATTATACATTATCTGACAGTATTTAATCTCATGTACTCAATACTTAATGTGTAGTGATTTTAATAGGACCAATATATGTTTTTCTTGAAGGTTTTACTGTTGGTTTGTATGTTCATGACTGTTCAACATCATGTATTTAATCAGTTCAACAAAAACCTCATGCTGTTAACAAAACTGTGTGAAACTGAAGCATCACtacatgctgtgttttctttttgctgttttcaaaTGTGACAGGATGGAGCAGCCCGACCAATGActgctgtcagagcagcaggttACACCTCCTCCCTGACCCGAGGTGAGTTTAAGGGAGTCACAAACAGAAACCTTCTAAGGTCTGTCTTGTGGAGGGCTCATTGTATAAGCACCTTTATgttactttttatatttatgtgcCCCATATATAGATCTTTacaaatctttattttatttctatttctatttttttttatatatctttCAGTAAACCTCTTGAATCTTGAACTTTGCATGTAGAAAATGCTCTCAATCAACAATGTAAACTTCAAGtctccttttaaaaaaatgcacagtACAACTACTACAAAATATGATAGTGGAAAACTACATGAATATTGCAAAATGCAATATTGCTCAAATCCTACGCTCTGCTTTTGATCGCTTTTGAAGGCGACTTGCAGGTTACATGTTTGAATGAGATCCTTTTCCATCCATGCAACGAGTCCTTcacaagacagaaaaagcaCAGTACACCTGGAGTATCCAAAGAGTGATCCAGCAGCGCTTCTGCTCCATTGTCGTCACTCTCTATTGTCTAATTGTAAAAGAGTGAGTCGCCCCTCTGCATGTGTTTTGGCTGTGGGTGGACTAAGCTTTTGCTGTTACTGTGAATTTCTCCCCCTCGTGTCCacgtgttgttgttttgttttgtgtgtgttgttttggatCATCACGTGATGAGGCTTCAGGTTGTGACTGTCTGGTTGCTCCGTTTTCTTGCGTCGGCATTGTGGAagttatttttgttcatttatgatGATGTGTTTGGATTAAAGAGCTGTTTTTAGGATTGTTTTTGCTCCgtttttatgtttgtatgtcttgtgcttcttctttgtcttcttggCACCAAGTTGGAAATaagtgttttcactttaatgtATTAtcctgtagatttttttttgtttctgtatcTGATAATCCATAaatgaaatcaatcaaattaGTCATTTTTCCTTTAATAGACAGTTGTGGAGCTCTATAAAGTATAATCTGTATTTCCAGGCTCGAACTTTGACCCTCTGGGCCAGTCCAAAGGCCCTGCACCTCCACTTGAGGCAAAGAATGATGACACGTGAGTTGTCACTGTCTCTTTAAAGATTATCCCTGCCTTAATCAATATGACTGTTTTCTCGTTAGCGATGCACGAGTTACAGGCCTGCATGTTAAGAAACGGTCTCTAAGGAGCAGGTGGACCGAGGCcgtgttgtgttttcactttctgTCGCCTGTGGTTTTGCAGGCCCGAGGAGAAGATCAAGATCCTGGAGAAGAAAGTGAACGACCTGATAGAGGAGAGCTGCATGGCCCACAGCATTGGAGCCTCACAACTGGTCAGACTCTGTCATTCTCTAACACACTGTTTAGGGATAATGGTCATTTGGATTTGAAGACAAGTGAAGGAATAAACAGAGATTAATTTTTCATTGTGTCAGCTCTGTTATATTgtaaaaatttacattttctacCAAGTTTAACACTGTAATTAAGCTTTTTTAGTTTAGACTCACCTGCTGAGACTTGTTAAGCCTAAAAGGTGGTAGGCCAAAATACCCAAATCAGAGCTTTTTccatatcaatcaatcaatcagattttatttatatagcactgttcatacaaacaaaatgcaacacaaagtGCTTTATAGATAACAATCACTAAAAAGGTAGGTCTTgagtttgctttaaaaaatatcaacacTCCCTGCTGCCCTCAGGTCTTCTGGTTGGCTGTTCCCAGGCTGTAATAGCACAATGCTGCCTCATCATAGGTTTTTGTTCTGGTTTTaggtttaattaaaaaaagccACTACCAGAAGACCTGAGGGTCCTAGAGGGTTCATAAGATAAAAGCAAATCGGATAAATATAAGGGGCCAAGACCATTAAGAACTTTATAAACTAATAAAAGGatcttaaaatcaattctaaagGAGACAGATAACCAGTGCAGAGACTTTAAAACGTGTGCCATATCTTACCGAATTAGAAAACAGATTGAGTTTTTAATTCATCATATAGTGCAACAGAAATCTATTACAGCTGAAGTGGACATACATGTTGGTGTCACTActgctgacctgtgtgtgtgtctgtgtgtctacaggCTCTTGAAAAGGCCAAAgaggcagggaggaaggagCGAGCACTGGTGAAACAGAGGGAACAGTCTGGCAGTGCGGAACACATCAATTTAGACCTCACCTACTCTGTAAGTGCAGCTGCTGCATGGAtagactgtgtaaaagaagtggacgtgtgAGGGATTGTAATTatgggtctgaacagtgaagcgGGGCTACCTGCTCTTTAACCAGTCAGACGCAGAGGTCACTTCTAGTTCCCAAACCAAGATGACAAcggccaaaatgtcaaacttggCACTCCACAAACCAACGAGTGCCTTCGCCAGCTTCTACATACAGTCTGTGGCTTTATATCAGTTGTTGTTccagtgtgtgtaaatgaaattATTGAGCATTTCCTTCTTACACTCTTGAGGTGGAGCACATTACAACAACTTTTGACTATTTAGCTGCTTgcgtttttattttcttttacacacaattttaatgtttttcgGTTTAATTTTAATGtccatgtaaagcactttgaattaccttgtgtctgaatggtgcagTGAGCCatcttgtgtgtatttttttcataacaCAAACCGTacatagtgtttttttaatttattttaatttaagaaGACCGTGGGAATTTCATTTCTTTGAAcgttaagtgttttttttttttactcattcaGGGGGAGGCACAGTAAATCTGTCAAGATTTAACACTCAACACACAAGTTTGATTTCAGAGGCAGCTATGTGGGCACAGCTCTCAGAGGACAAAGGAAAATTTAAAATTAGATTCAGTTAATTAGTTCCTGACATAAttgtctatttttattatttgatcaatgaaaaaaatgaatatttctgtCATTACCAGGTTTTGCTCAACCTTGCCAACCAGTATGCAAACAATGAAATGTACCCAGAGGCCCTGAACACCTACCAGGTCATCGTGAAGAACAAGATGTTCAATAACGCAGGTGAGCAGAGCTTCATTCAAGTTCAGCAGCCTTTCTGAATTCACTCATGGTGTAGTGTTTTATTCTGCTCATTgtcaggttcatacttgtatttgggaTCCTACCAGAGCAGAACACTAGTTTAGCGGCATGCTAAAGTTAaccagcaaaacaacataaagaGACAAAACTTCCAAACGCTCAGAAACGGCCAGTATTGATCCATCCAGCAGTCTGGTCCTCACCTCCTCAGATGGAGGGAGGACATGAGGattgttgttttatgttgaaaagacattaaaaagtgcattttgcaaaaTATGCCCCCTTTTTATATGGATATTGGATGAAAGAGGATGTTCCTTACTATGATTCTGGACTGATGGTGCAGCACGTCTGCCCTTGTGTCTCGTTAACCTCCTCTTCAATAATTGTTTTCAGCGCTGTCTTGTTTTTGCACcaataagaggaaaaaaagaggaaggaaaacaagaaagacCGTTAACTAGCATCTACTTCATTATGTAGAGTTTTATAAGTGTAACAGTCTTCCAGCTTTAAGATCACCACTACTTTGCTTTGTGCTTGtcatatctgtgtttgttgtatgtttttattccttGAACTACACATGTTCTGCTCCTCCAGGCCGCCTGAAAGTCAACATGGCCAACATCTACGTCAAACAGAAGAACTACCCCAAAGCCATCAAGTTCTACCGAATGGCTCTGGACCAGATCTCCAACGCTCACAAGGAAATGAGGATCAAGATCATGCAGAACATCGGCGTGGTCTTCGTCCGCATGGGCCAGTACTCGGACGCCATAACGTCCTTCGAGCACATCATGAGCGAGAGCCCCAACATCAAGACGGGCTTCAACCTCATCCTGTGCTACTACGCCAtcggagacagggagaggatgaagaaggcCTTCCAGAAGCTCATCTCCGTTCCTCTGGGGATCGACGATGAAGACAAGTACATCCCGTCTAATGTGAGTCACGCTAATATACGTTTACTGATAAGCATGTGAAAATCTTTAGCATTTAGTTGGtgccttttctctgtgtgtgtgagtgtcgacattctttgtctgtcttcattccAAGGAGTAAGACATCTTtctcaatacaatacaaatctAAGCACGCTGTATAGATAGTCTGTACTGAATACTTTTAAATCCTGTCATATCCACAGACTTGAATTATATATAGTAAACTGCACAATATCATCCCATAATTAATCAACCAttagatgttgatgttggtgcAGTTGCGCTAAAGACTGTATCAAAGAAGTGGTAATGTAGCCACCATGACGTCACCCGCTGGTTTGTTAACCACCGTTATGAtgaactaatgtgttaaagCACCAAAGTAACAGCAGCTAGAACAACAGCGAGGTATAACAAGTACTGACTGTGGTGCCTGTAATAACATCTTCATGTAAACGCCGTCCTGTCGTCTCTCTCAGGAAGACACCAGTTCAAATATGGTCATCGAGGCCATCAAGAACGACAAACTTCACCAGATGGAGAGAGATTTGTaagaaaaatgtcacacaacacaaacacacacgtttgtCTTCATCCTAACAAGCCACTGTATTTTAAATCCTTTTCTTTAATATTTGGGGTTTTTCTCTCCTTAATTCctgtctcattttctccctgttCACATAGAAAAGTCCTGGCTGAGAAGTACATCATGACTGCAGCCAAGCTCATCGCTCCGGCTATTGAGACTTCTTTTGCTACTGGATTTGACtggtttgttgctgttgtgtttttttgaaatcttaaataataactaataataagtatttttaaacctgggccctattttaagtgcttgtttgatccactgacaggctcagattgttattctaagtgtgtgacagcatcatggaaaggatccctacagagagagacctggaagatccttttggtttaaccacaaacagcacacacaccagactacattcactaaaacagggattttacctcacagaacacagcagggagttgctggtctactgctgcctcgatcagttagtttgtttgagttgtgactttggtgttttgaaagAATAAGTTCTGATCCAAACTAATGTCTTAAAACACCGAAGTCACAGAAACTAGACCAGGAACTCCTGTGGTCTCTGAGTTAAAATGGCCatatttgtcaatggagtctggtggccctGCACcgagcgatataacagctgtttctggttgaacaaaaaCACTTCTGTCTTTTTAGGGATCCATATTGTtgtcagacactcagaataacaatctgagcctgtcagtggttaaaaacaagcacctttagtggatgtacttggATTATAGTACAGCCgaaaaacaggctgcaatggctactggaccaattccaaaaggtTTTGTACCTACgagtcatttcaaatccaaatcatgtaaaaatagggcccagttttaaaaacaccagagttatcCTCTAAGATCTTAACACCAGAGGGCACACAGTGTACAGGGGAACTGCAGATCCATGAGAGTCCTCTTAAGGACTCTGATTACACCTGAAGATCTGCTGCCACCTTGAAAACTacatttgtgtttctgagatttgacaagtttttttttttttcctttgacgTAATTTTtcttcagattaagatttttcCACCCAGTTAGGTCAGTCTGAAGTcaaatatgaaaacaacaatacaaGATTAATTTTCCCCTCCTGTGTTTAAACCCtaaaaattatgaaataattattatataataatagttAAACATGTTTGCAGAGACGATGAAATGTTGTGATACGTTAACTGTGTTTTAGGTGTGTGGACATGGTGAAGAGCTCTCAGTACGTGGAGCTTGCCAACGATCTGGAGATAAACAAAGCCATCACCTACCTCAGACAGAAGGACTTCAACCAGGTCACTGTTTGTCTCAACACTGTAAAGGGCAATACCACTCAATTTAGACAtctcactccttttttttactgtgtgcttttatggAAGGCGAACTACAAACTTTATACGTCCCACTGTTAATATTTTACCTCCAAATCTATGTTTAGAGCTTAATAGAAGATCCAAATAATCCCTCCTGACTCACAAAAGTGGCCGCTATGGTAGACTAACTGATATTTGTATTAGAATATTTTTGAACAtgcataaaaatgataataattccCAGTTTAAAGCCAGAAGCTCAAACCAAACATTTCTCATGTCTCAGTTCTACATAATTACTAAAGTATAAATAAACcagtatatagatatatagatttctttttatatcATCACTGCTGTATAATTGTGTTGTGAATTCTGAACTTGGGGGGGAAACTTTCTCTCATTAAAGCTCAAACTGTATGTTTCAGTAGCAGGCCCATTTTTTAACAGTTAAATTGAGTGgtatttccctttttttaaatgtatgtaacaTGTGGATGATCTGTTTTCTCCTGCTAAGGCTGTTTCAGCCATGTGaattttccccttttctcaTTGCCCTCCATTCTCTCTTGCTTTTGTCTTGTTTCCTTCCCATCTGCATGCCTAAGGTTGAGGTATGTGTGCCTTTTGTTTCCACAATCGTTTatcttgtgttgttttatttatttccctgaCATGTTATTACCTcagcatgcttttttttttaaatcctggtTTCTCCTTTAACAACACACCACTGATCTCTCAGGGAAAATGAATGAGACTTTTCCAATAACATAAAACTGCCGAAACCAACTTCCTTGCACTGACGGGCCTTACATCTGTGGACCCCAAAATGTTCaataataaatacatgcaaaagaCATTATGAAATAGATAATCATTCACATAAGTTGTgtgtaatattatttattaatgagcCAACAACTTGTGAAATGTTTGAAGGAATCATCAAAACTcaacatcatttattttcataataatttaattatttttttggtGTCTTTTGCTTCATTatagacattttatttcaaaatgtcctTTTACAATCATGGCATGTTTTTCCTTATAACACATTTCATATCAACTTTTACTTCATAATGccttttttaataatgaaataaaatttttttatttcacaatgtCACTTGAAAGAGGACGACACCTTTCAGCCAATCACGTACCTTCTGTCTCTGTACATTAAATTTAGCCAGTTAGCTCCTGTTAGCTAACGTAAGTTTTCATTTGTCAACTAGAagctgctgcacagacacagtaaCCAGATATCTTTTAGCGTTAGCGTGTTTGTTTAGCATAACAAGGCGCTTTAGtcaaaatcagaatcaggtaTGTTTTCAAGTATGTTTTCACGTTACGAGGAATTTTCCTCTGCACATAAAGATATAAGAATATAAATTAAATAGAGATGTTTACAAGATTTAGACagaatattgaaaaaaatt
This region of Pempheris klunzingeri isolate RE-2024b chromosome 10, fPemKlu1.hap1, whole genome shotgun sequence genomic DNA includes:
- the ift88 gene encoding intraflagellar transport protein 88 homolog → MENVHLAVEEDDIYSGYNDYNPTFDSEELENDVGFQQAVRTSHGRRPPMTAKFPGTAIGARPLATSFGSRIPMASSMGRPMTGAVQDGAARPMTAVRAAGYTSSLTRGSNFDPLGQSKGPAPPLEAKNDDTPEEKIKILEKKVNDLIEESCMAHSIGASQLALEKAKEAGRKERALVKQREQSGSAEHINLDLTYSVLLNLANQYANNEMYPEALNTYQVIVKNKMFNNAGRLKVNMANIYVKQKNYPKAIKFYRMALDQISNAHKEMRIKIMQNIGVVFVRMGQYSDAITSFEHIMSESPNIKTGFNLILCYYAIGDRERMKKAFQKLISVPLGIDDEDKYIPSNEDTSSNMVIEAIKNDKLHQMERDLKVLAEKYIMTAAKLIAPAIETSFATGFDWCVDMVKSSQYVELANDLEINKAITYLRQKDFNQAVETLKTFEKKDSRVKSAAATNLSFLYFLEKDFEQADRYADLAMNADRYNPAALINKGNTVFVKQDYEKAAEFYKEALRNDSSCTEALYNLGLTYKRLNRLEEGLDCFLKLHAILRNSAQVMYQLANLYELLEDPQQAIEWLMQVISVTPTDPQVLAKLGELYDAEGDKSQAFQHYYESFRYFPSNIDVIEWLGAYYIETQFCEKAIQYFERATLIQPTQVKWQLMVASCYRRSGNYQKALETYKDIHRKFPENVECLRFLVRLCTDMGLKEVQEYATRLKKVEKMKEMREQRVKSGREGSGRGRKDGRESSAGSETDVKSVSQSESKRLSPLLDSGRDSGHSSSSTKGERLSAKMRSLPGSNEPYEASSPKDIDASYVDPLGPQVERPKTGAKKRLDDDDFADEELGDDLLPE